One region of Jonesiaceae bacterium BS-20 genomic DNA includes:
- a CDS encoding TIM barrel protein, with product MVRKTGVSQWLGRGAAAILAAALVVPLSMVGAQANPVVTETTTNETEPALNWANYDRVKITGETGEPIGMAILPDERVIHTARDGVFRLTDPSTGVTKQIGQLDVYRNSEDGLQAVAIDPDFKTNNWVYAVYAPTNMSGTSPEGRNYPQTTPSGSAPKTLPDGEDESYWDTWLGYNVLSRFKFDPATSTLDLASEQEILKVSAQRGQCCHVGADIDFDIDGNLFVSTGDNTAADTPGSNGYAPNNNTPGMSPGLDARRGAGSTNDLRGAILRIKVKDTIPAGTEPGAGATYDIPAGNLFDSLNDPVAYPADKVRDEIYVMGVRNPFRMSYDPVAKALSWADYGPDASGPSAERGPMGFVEWQLTDKPIAAGWPYCHGPNDGGAYNEWDFATGTAGEFFDCAAPVNNSTWNTGVKNLPPTTQPQIWYGDRPGDQPEEFDGLVNFSPTGGQGPMGGPTYRFDADNDSVTKFPKFWDGKAFMGEFSQDYIAAFELDELTTDGKVTKIHNFLPNSALYDQGAPDWSGIIDMEFGPNGSLYVLEYGKGFFRQNPEAGLYRIDYSETGVKTPRAEISTDVIAGRTAPLEVNFDASGSKNQGRTDITYTWDFDNDGDIDATGVEATYTYTETGQYNAVLYATDADGRVGRAVQEITVGNTAPELTINIADGSVFQWGDPVDFKVTVKDAEDGDVPDCSRMNWTFGLGHDEHAHPLVTGKSCEFTITTPEDAVNHGEGSKIFGTLVVQYTDLPQGDVPSVTGEAVLTLKPEVQEAEWLDAGTRITEVLDETASAGRYVGDFDAGDYLEFGPIALTHAPTGETIDRVDVRARGNGTVSLKWKETDAVFATAKFDSESEWQTVSADIANTPQGSGSIVITSSGPVDLDSFEYIASSQLPMVCDENAKISANDEFSGDQLNTCRWNVVNPNPALGTVADGSFQITTTNADINGAVNDTVPNILQSKIVTGKNWTVETKFNTKFTSQWHQGGIMVYADADNYVKIDPLFAGTEPNAAKPLRLEIRSEVNGQLKQPSQADISDLALSATGDYWVRLTRSGDTFTGAISFDGKQWTQIPGSVTNANLGDAGPGLFALGKSQSAPAVVKFDHFRVVNPDPTALVDIPAENVGVQMYSLNPWVDTEGLDKVLKSLSEIGFKNIEPFGGNFDGLTAEEFRAMTDGYGLHVPSSHYNVGEADFDKTLAYVKTLGQEFVGSGGFAAPGVGTYEKTLETAKTMNRLGQRSVDAGVGKFFGHNHDSELKTVYNHNGKDMMAWEILIAETDPDLVTFELDVAWAAHANADSVELLEKYGDRISMLHIKDGTNLGGAGRPTFTNLGKGENDLQPILAAAKELGVKYFIMEYDNAADGLSFVTEGYEYLTGLKAGTVSGNEPTQVVAKAPAFTDQPGSKDDKYTIPTVEGVEYLIKDVVVAPGEYLGWGAVTITARAIEGYALTEHTDTNWTHTFDRAGENPADRAKVPADRVGVQMYSLGPWVNADGLENVIAALADIGIKNIEPYGGNFSGRTAEEFRAMTDAVGLHIPSSHYNVGEADFDETLAYVKTLGQEFVGSGGFAAPGVGTYEKTLETAKTMNRLGQRSVDAGVGKFFGHNHDSELKTVYNHNGKDMMAWEILIAETDPDLVTFELDVAWAAHANADSVALLEKYGDRISMLHIKDATNLGNQDWPTFTNLGKGENNLQPILAKGLEIGIDYFLMEYDMAADGQSFVTEGYEYLTGLKAGDVTGPKEPTEVTAQAPTFVDKPGTKDDKFTIPAVEGVEYLVKDAVIAAGEHAGAGVVTITAQAVKGYVLADDTVSSWTHTFTRTGTAPTDQVKVPAERVGVQMFSLGPWVRAEGLDSVLSALSDIGIKNIEPFGGNFSGLTAEEFRAMTDGYGLHVPSSHYNVGEADFDKTLAYVKTLGQEFVGSGGFAAPGVKTYEDTLATAETMNRLGQRSVDAGVGKFFGHNHDSELKTVYNHNGKDMMAWEILIAETDPDLVTFELDVAWAAHANADVVELLEKYGDRISMLHIKDGTNLGGEGRPTFTNLGKGENELQAILAAAMKLDIEYFLMEYDNAADGLSFVTEGFEYLTGLDAGVPGAPAEPVVVTAEAVTFSDVSGTDKDTFTVPEVDGVQYLVDGAAIAAGEHAGTGLVTVTAQAKQGYVLAEGSVSSWSHTFVTTVDPVDPVDPVDPVDPVDPVDPVDPVDPVDPVDPVDPVDPVDPVDPKDPTDPKDPKDPTKKPTDGKTDGGKKDGSLAKTGSNAGVISGFAALFLLMGVGVTWRAKRRVR from the coding sequence GTGGTTCGAAAGACAGGGGTCAGCCAATGGCTGGGCCGAGGTGCGGCCGCAATACTTGCAGCCGCGCTCGTAGTGCCGTTATCGATGGTTGGCGCTCAAGCCAACCCAGTGGTCACGGAAACTACGACTAACGAAACAGAGCCCGCTCTCAACTGGGCCAACTACGACAGAGTCAAGATCACCGGTGAGACCGGTGAACCAATCGGGATGGCGATTCTCCCGGATGAGCGTGTTATTCACACCGCACGCGATGGTGTATTCCGTTTGACGGATCCAAGTACCGGGGTAACCAAGCAGATTGGTCAATTAGACGTCTACCGGAACTCGGAAGACGGACTCCAAGCCGTTGCAATTGACCCAGACTTTAAAACCAACAACTGGGTTTACGCGGTATATGCGCCAACCAACATGAGCGGTACTTCTCCTGAGGGCCGGAACTACCCACAGACTACTCCAAGTGGGTCAGCCCCAAAGACACTGCCTGACGGCGAAGATGAAAGTTATTGGGACACTTGGCTTGGGTATAACGTGCTCTCAAGGTTTAAGTTCGATCCCGCTACGAGCACGCTGGACCTAGCCTCAGAGCAGGAGATTCTCAAAGTTTCCGCCCAACGTGGTCAATGCTGCCACGTGGGAGCGGATATCGATTTTGATATCGACGGAAATCTCTTTGTTTCTACCGGGGACAATACTGCGGCCGATACACCGGGATCTAACGGTTACGCGCCAAATAACAATACTCCGGGCATGAGCCCGGGACTGGATGCTCGCCGTGGCGCTGGAAGTACCAATGACCTGCGCGGAGCGATCTTGCGGATCAAGGTTAAGGACACTATCCCAGCGGGAACTGAGCCCGGGGCAGGAGCCACCTATGATATTCCGGCAGGGAACCTCTTTGACTCACTTAATGACCCGGTAGCTTACCCTGCTGACAAGGTCCGTGATGAAATTTACGTTATGGGAGTGCGTAACCCCTTCCGTATGTCATATGACCCGGTTGCCAAAGCGCTATCCTGGGCAGACTATGGTCCGGATGCCTCAGGCCCAAGTGCGGAGCGCGGCCCCATGGGATTCGTTGAATGGCAGCTAACGGATAAGCCAATTGCGGCCGGATGGCCTTACTGCCACGGACCCAATGACGGCGGAGCTTACAACGAGTGGGACTTTGCCACCGGAACCGCGGGTGAGTTCTTTGATTGTGCTGCTCCGGTCAACAATTCCACTTGGAACACCGGAGTGAAAAACCTACCACCCACAACCCAACCACAAATTTGGTATGGTGACCGCCCCGGTGACCAGCCTGAAGAGTTTGATGGGTTGGTTAATTTTTCCCCAACGGGTGGACAGGGCCCCATGGGAGGGCCAACCTACCGCTTTGATGCCGACAATGACTCGGTAACCAAATTCCCGAAGTTCTGGGATGGCAAGGCGTTCATGGGCGAATTCTCGCAGGACTACATTGCCGCTTTTGAGCTCGATGAGCTAACAACTGACGGTAAGGTCACCAAGATCCACAACTTCCTGCCAAACAGTGCCCTGTATGACCAGGGGGCGCCAGACTGGTCAGGAATCATTGATATGGAGTTTGGTCCTAACGGAAGCCTCTACGTGCTGGAATACGGAAAGGGCTTCTTCCGGCAAAACCCGGAGGCTGGCCTGTACCGCATTGACTACTCAGAAACCGGTGTCAAGACTCCGCGTGCAGAGATTTCAACCGATGTTATTGCCGGGCGTACCGCGCCACTTGAGGTCAACTTTGACGCCTCAGGCTCCAAAAATCAGGGTCGCACCGACATTACTTACACCTGGGACTTTGACAACGACGGCGACATTGACGCAACCGGTGTGGAGGCAACTTATACTTACACCGAAACAGGTCAATACAACGCGGTGCTGTATGCCACCGACGCTGATGGGCGTGTGGGACGTGCCGTACAAGAAATTACCGTAGGTAATACCGCGCCTGAACTAACTATCAATATCGCAGATGGATCTGTGTTCCAGTGGGGTGACCCGGTTGACTTCAAGGTGACGGTCAAGGACGCTGAAGACGGCGACGTGCCAGACTGTTCCCGCATGAACTGGACCTTTGGGTTGGGCCATGACGAGCACGCGCACCCACTTGTGACCGGCAAAAGCTGTGAATTCACCATCACCACTCCGGAAGATGCAGTGAACCACGGTGAGGGGTCCAAGATCTTTGGCACCCTTGTGGTGCAGTACACCGACCTGCCACAGGGAGATGTCCCTTCAGTGACGGGTGAAGCAGTGCTTACACTCAAGCCAGAAGTTCAAGAAGCTGAGTGGTTGGATGCCGGAACCCGCATTACCGAGGTTCTGGATGAAACCGCAAGCGCTGGCCGGTACGTGGGCGACTTCGACGCCGGAGACTATCTGGAGTTCGGTCCGATTGCTCTGACCCACGCTCCAACGGGAGAAACCATTGATCGCGTGGATGTTCGCGCACGCGGCAACGGAACTGTAAGCCTGAAGTGGAAGGAAACGGATGCGGTCTTTGCTACGGCGAAGTTTGACTCTGAATCCGAATGGCAAACGGTTAGCGCCGACATTGCCAACACACCGCAGGGTAGCGGAAGCATTGTGATCACCTCAAGCGGGCCCGTTGACCTGGACTCGTTTGAATACATTGCTAGCTCACAGCTCCCTATGGTTTGCGATGAAAACGCCAAGATCTCCGCTAATGATGAGTTCTCCGGCGACCAACTAAACACCTGCCGCTGGAATGTTGTGAACCCAAACCCAGCTCTGGGTACGGTTGCTGATGGTTCTTTCCAGATCACCACCACAAACGCGGACATCAATGGAGCGGTAAATGACACCGTGCCTAACATTTTGCAGTCCAAAATTGTTACTGGGAAGAACTGGACCGTTGAAACGAAGTTCAACACCAAGTTCACTAGCCAGTGGCACCAGGGTGGAATCATGGTCTATGCGGATGCAGATAACTATGTGAAGATTGATCCACTCTTTGCTGGTACTGAACCCAATGCTGCAAAACCACTACGTTTGGAGATCCGTTCTGAGGTAAATGGGCAGCTTAAGCAGCCCTCTCAGGCAGATATTTCTGACCTTGCACTCTCAGCTACTGGAGACTACTGGGTGCGCCTGACTCGTTCCGGTGATACGTTTACCGGTGCGATTTCATTTGACGGCAAACAGTGGACGCAAATCCCCGGATCTGTAACAAATGCGAACCTAGGTGACGCTGGACCCGGTCTGTTTGCACTAGGTAAGAGCCAGAGCGCACCAGCCGTAGTGAAGTTTGATCACTTCCGTGTAGTGAACCCTGATCCAACAGCGCTGGTAGACATCCCTGCTGAAAATGTGGGAGTGCAGATGTACTCCCTCAACCCATGGGTTGACACTGAAGGGCTGGACAAGGTACTCAAGTCACTGTCAGAAATCGGGTTCAAGAACATTGAACCGTTTGGTGGTAACTTCGATGGGCTTACTGCTGAAGAGTTCCGCGCCATGACTGACGGTTATGGTTTGCATGTTCCTTCGTCGCACTACAACGTGGGTGAAGCGGACTTTGATAAGACGCTTGCATACGTGAAGACGTTGGGCCAAGAGTTTGTTGGTTCGGGTGGCTTTGCTGCGCCGGGTGTTGGAACGTATGAAAAGACGTTGGAAACAGCCAAAACGATGAACCGTCTTGGACAAAGGTCTGTTGACGCAGGTGTGGGCAAGTTCTTTGGCCACAACCACGATTCGGAGCTGAAGACGGTTTACAACCACAATGGCAAGGACATGATGGCGTGGGAGATTCTCATTGCTGAAACCGACCCTGACCTGGTGACGTTCGAACTTGACGTAGCTTGGGCTGCACACGCTAACGCGGACAGTGTTGAACTACTTGAAAAGTACGGTGACCGCATCTCGATGCTGCACATCAAGGATGGTACAAACCTTGGTGGTGCAGGACGTCCAACCTTTACCAACCTTGGTAAGGGCGAAAACGACCTCCAGCCAATCTTGGCAGCAGCCAAGGAGCTGGGCGTCAAGTACTTCATCATGGAATACGACAACGCAGCCGACGGCCTGAGCTTTGTAACCGAAGGCTACGAGTACCTGACGGGCCTCAAGGCTGGCACGGTATCCGGTAACGAACCTACACAGGTTGTTGCCAAAGCACCTGCCTTTACGGACCAGCCAGGTTCCAAGGATGACAAGTACACCATCCCAACTGTTGAGGGCGTTGAATACCTCATCAAGGATGTGGTGGTTGCTCCGGGTGAATACCTCGGTTGGGGTGCGGTAACCATTACCGCACGCGCAATCGAAGGCTACGCACTGACCGAACACACGGACACGAACTGGACGCACACGTTCGATCGTGCCGGTGAAAACCCAGCCGACCGGGCTAAGGTGCCCGCGGACCGTGTCGGTGTGCAAATGTACTCGCTTGGCCCATGGGTCAATGCCGATGGTCTTGAAAACGTCATTGCGGCTCTGGCCGACATTGGTATCAAGAACATTGAGCCATACGGCGGTAACTTCAGCGGACGTACTGCTGAAGAGTTCCGCGCCATGACCGATGCTGTTGGTCTGCATATTCCTTCGTCGCACTACAACGTAGGTGAAGCCGACTTTGATGAGACGCTTGCGTACGTCAAGACGCTGGGCCAGGAGTTTGTTGGTTCTGGCGGGTTTGCCGCACCGGGTGTTGGCACCTACGAAAAGACGTTGGAAACGGCTAAGACGATGAACCGTCTTGGACAAAGGTCCGTTGACGCAGGTGTGGGCAAGTTCTTTGGCCACAACCACGACTCAGAGCTCAAGACCGTATACAACCACAATGGTAAGGACATGATGGCGTGGGAGATCCTCATCGCTGAAACCGACCCTGACCTGGTGACGTTCGAGCTCGACGTAGCCTGGGCCGCACACGCCAACGCGGACAGCGTTGCGTTGCTCGAGAAGTACGGTGACCGCATCTCGATGCTGCACATCAAGGACGCCACCAACCTGGGTAACCAGGACTGGCCTACCTTCACCAACCTTGGTAAGGGTGAGAACAACCTGCAGCCAATCCTGGCTAAGGGACTCGAAATCGGCATCGACTACTTCCTCATGGAGTACGACATGGCGGCTGACGGCCAGAGCTTTGTAACCGAAGGGTATGAATACCTGACGGGCCTCAAGGCAGGCGACGTTACCGGGCCAAAGGAACCGACCGAGGTGACCGCGCAAGCGCCAACCTTTGTTGACAAGCCAGGCACCAAGGATGACAAGTTCACCATCCCAGCAGTTGAGGGTGTTGAATACCTCGTCAAGGATGCGGTTATCGCTGCCGGTGAGCACGCGGGTGCGGGTGTTGTTACCATCACCGCTCAAGCAGTGAAGGGATACGTTCTTGCTGATGACACAGTCTCGTCATGGACGCACACCTTTACTCGTACGGGTACCGCTCCAACGGACCAAGTCAAGGTTCCAGCCGAACGCGTAGGTGTTCAAATGTTCTCCCTTGGCCCATGGGTTAGGGCTGAAGGTCTTGACAGTGTTCTGTCGGCGCTGTCTGACATTGGTATCAAGAACATTGAACCGTTTGGTGGTAACTTCAGTGGACTTACTGCTGAAGAGTTCCGCGCCATGACTGACGGTTATGGTTTGCATGTTCCTTCGTCGCACTACAACGTGGGTGAAGCGGACTTTGATAAGACGCTTGCATACGTGAAGACGTTGGGCCAAGAGTTTGTTGGTTCGGGTGGCTTTGCTGCGCCGGGTGTCAAGACCTATGAAGACACCTTGGCTACCGCTGAGACGATGAACCGTCTTGGACAAAGGTCTGTTGACGCGGGTGTGGGCAAGTTCTTTGGCCACAACCACGACTCAGAGCTCAAGACCGTTTACAACCACAATGGCAAGGACATGATGGCGTGGGAGATCCTCATCGCTGAAACTGATCCTGACCTGGTGACGTTCGAACTCGACGTAGCCTGGGCTGCACACGCTAACGCGGATGTAGTTGAGCTACTTGAGAAGTACGGTGACCGGATTTCGATGCTGCACATCAAGGATGGAACAAACCTTGGTGGCGAAGGACGTCCAACCTTTACCAACCTTGGTAAGGGCGAAAACGAACTGCAAGCCATTCTGGCAGCGGCAATGAAACTCGACATTGAGTACTTCCTTATGGAGTACGACAACGCAGCGGACGGCCTGAGCTTCGTTACCGAAGGCTTTGAGTACCTGACCGGTCTAGACGCCGGTGTTCCGGGTGCACCAGCCGAGCCGGTAGTGGTTACCGCCGAGGCGGTTACCTTCTCCGATGTATCTGGAACCGACAAGGATACGTTCACCGTTCCTGAGGTTGACGGTGTTCAGTACTTGGTAGACGGCGCCGCAATTGCAGCCGGTGAGCACGCAGGTACGGGTCTTGTTACCGTCACTGCACAGGCAAAACAGGGCTATGTTCTGGCTGAAGGCTCTGTTTCCTCTTGGTCACACACGTTTGTAACCACTGTCGATCCGGTTGACCCTGTCGATCCGGTTGACCCTGTCGATCCGGTTGACCCTGTCGATCCGGTTGACCCTGTCGATCCGGTTGACCCTGTCGATCCGGTTGACCCTGTCGATCCGGTTGACCCTGTCGATCCGAAGGATCCAACCGATCCGAAGGACCCGAAGGACCCAACCAAGAAGCCAACCGATGGTAAGACCGATGGTGGCAAGAAGGATGGATCGCTGGCCAAGACGGGCTCGAATGCAGGAGTTATCTCAGGCTTCGCAGCACTGTTCTTACTCATGGGAGTGGGGGTTACTTGGCGGGCAAAGCGTCGCGTGCGGTAA
- a CDS encoding SDR family oxidoreductase encodes MNTFGPLLALQGARTVMASGGAVVLTSSTGARSPIATSVPYSMSKAAVNMLVAAGAGQLLDAGIRVNVVASVIVDTPLQTRQLIAAMSRQGVVGTPQDIARAVWSPS; translated from the coding sequence GTGAATACGTTCGGACCTTTGCTTGCGCTTCAGGGTGCACGTACGGTGATGGCTTCCGGGGGCGCTGTTGTGCTGACATCATCGACCGGTGCGCGCTCCCCCATTGCTACCTCGGTGCCGTATTCCATGTCAAAGGCCGCCGTGAACATGTTGGTTGCGGCCGGGGCTGGGCAACTTCTCGATGCCGGAATACGGGTCAACGTTGTTGCTTCCGTAATAGTGGATACTCCGCTACAAACACGGCAACTGATCGCTGCAATGTCGCGGCAGGGAGTCGTTGGGACCCCCCAGGATATCGCACGGGCGGTCTGGTCTCCTTCTTAG
- a CDS encoding metallopeptidase family protein, translating into MVEMSRQDFESAVADALDQIPAKLTALIENVVILVEDDPPPETPHLLGLYVGVPLTSRGRGYGFGNLPDRITIFRNPMLRMCKTTDEVVKEVLVTVVHEVAHYFGISDHRLQELGWG; encoded by the coding sequence ATGGTCGAGATGAGCCGGCAAGATTTCGAATCTGCGGTCGCGGATGCACTCGATCAAATCCCTGCCAAATTGACGGCGCTCATTGAAAATGTGGTGATCCTGGTAGAAGACGATCCGCCCCCGGAAACGCCGCATTTACTGGGACTTTACGTGGGTGTGCCGCTTACAAGCAGGGGGCGTGGCTACGGTTTTGGCAACCTCCCAGACCGCATTACGATCTTCCGTAATCCCATGTTGCGGATGTGTAAAACCACCGATGAGGTGGTCAAAGAGGTTCTGGTCACAGTGGTGCATGAGGTGGCCCATTACTTTGGAATTAGTGACCACCGTCTCCAAGAGTTAGGTTGGGGCTGA
- the galE gene encoding UDP-glucose 4-epimerase GalE, whose product MTILVTGGAGYIGAHVVRLLEQAGTDVVVVDNLSTGEASRIGNAKLVELDIATDAAVETLTNVMKENSVTAVIHFAAKKQVGESVARPAYYYQQNVNGMANVITAMEAAGTRDLVFSSSAATYGMPPVAVVDEEVTAQPINPYGETKLIGEWLGRDAAKAWGMRFAALRYFNVAGSGWDDLGDPAKLNLVTMVLERVKNGQEPMVFGADYDTPDGTCVRDYIHVLDLAKAHIAALDYLKQDDRPVDVFNVGTGTGNSVTEVIDGLAKASGIEITPIITDRRPGDPPHLVGSPERINKVLGWHATANLDEILTSAWTAWQAGPDRIEL is encoded by the coding sequence ATGACAATTCTTGTAACTGGTGGAGCAGGCTATATTGGCGCTCACGTGGTTCGGCTGCTTGAGCAGGCCGGAACCGACGTGGTGGTGGTGGACAATCTGAGCACGGGAGAGGCAAGCCGCATTGGCAACGCCAAACTCGTTGAACTCGATATTGCTACTGACGCAGCGGTTGAGACCCTAACGAACGTGATGAAGGAAAACTCGGTCACGGCGGTCATTCACTTCGCAGCGAAGAAGCAGGTGGGTGAGTCGGTGGCTCGCCCCGCGTACTACTACCAGCAGAACGTGAACGGGATGGCCAACGTCATCACCGCCATGGAGGCCGCTGGCACCCGCGACCTCGTGTTCTCTTCCTCAGCAGCTACATACGGCATGCCGCCGGTTGCAGTGGTTGATGAAGAGGTCACCGCACAGCCAATTAACCCTTACGGGGAGACCAAACTGATCGGTGAGTGGCTGGGCCGCGATGCTGCAAAGGCATGGGGAATGCGGTTCGCAGCGCTGCGCTACTTCAACGTAGCGGGCTCAGGCTGGGACGACTTGGGCGATCCGGCCAAGTTGAACCTTGTAACGATGGTGTTGGAGCGGGTCAAGAACGGTCAAGAGCCCATGGTCTTTGGCGCCGACTATGACACCCCGGACGGTACCTGCGTGCGCGACTACATCCACGTGCTCGATCTTGCCAAGGCGCACATTGCAGCCCTTGACTACCTGAAGCAAGATGACCGCCCGGTTGACGTATTTAACGTGGGCACCGGAACCGGCAACTCCGTAACGGAAGTAATTGACGGACTTGCTAAGGCATCGGGAATCGAAATTACGCCAATCATTACGGACCGCCGCCCAGGCGACCCACCGCACCTAGTGGGATCGCCGGAGCGGATCAATAAGGTTTTGGGCTGGCACGCAACCGCGAACCTCGACGAGATCCTAACGTCCGCGTGGACCGCTTGGCAGGCCGGACCAGACCGAATCGAGCTATAA
- a CDS encoding type IV toxin-antitoxin system AbiEi family antitoxin domain-containing protein — MRHDIPKVTSVQRPLIANSQAGAFTTAQAMASGATKRQVEYRLQKGTWVRVAGDGLRWSEDPVTPQMLAFCAHLTWSDAVVCGPNVIALMGMPLGELNDVHVITPHPRKPRLRLVPHEFKLRAEECVKWNGITVTNFHRSLMDTLVMLPPRAAQSLFVWVSSREKLSATDMESYLATARGRWGNRKLKRFLADSRAGIMSEAEARIHELLHRARVTGWEANVPVRDEYGIIGRADVLFLKQRVVIEVDGYTYHGPDRFQADRTRDNRLIAAGYRVLHFTWEDLTRRPHVVIDQIRILL, encoded by the coding sequence ATGCGTCATGACATCCCAAAAGTAACCAGCGTCCAGCGTCCCCTAATCGCCAATAGTCAAGCGGGCGCATTTACTACCGCCCAAGCGATGGCATCTGGCGCGACCAAACGGCAAGTTGAATACCGCTTGCAAAAAGGGACCTGGGTGCGCGTAGCGGGAGACGGCCTGAGGTGGAGTGAAGATCCGGTTACCCCTCAAATGCTGGCCTTTTGTGCACACTTGACCTGGTCGGACGCAGTTGTGTGCGGGCCGAACGTGATTGCGCTGATGGGTATGCCTCTGGGAGAACTCAACGATGTTCACGTTATTACCCCGCACCCGCGCAAACCCAGACTCAGACTTGTGCCGCATGAGTTCAAACTGCGTGCAGAGGAATGTGTGAAGTGGAACGGGATCACCGTGACCAATTTCCACAGGTCGCTGATGGACACCCTTGTGATGTTGCCGCCGCGTGCTGCACAATCCTTGTTTGTTTGGGTGAGTTCGAGGGAGAAACTGAGCGCGACGGATATGGAAAGCTATTTGGCAACAGCTCGCGGTCGGTGGGGGAATCGTAAGCTCAAACGCTTTTTGGCAGATTCTCGGGCGGGGATCATGAGTGAGGCTGAAGCCCGGATCCATGAACTATTGCACCGAGCAAGGGTTACCGGATGGGAAGCAAACGTGCCGGTCAGGGATGAATATGGGATTATTGGCCGTGCTGACGTTCTGTTTCTTAAGCAACGGGTAGTGATTGAGGTTGACGGGTATACTTACCACGGGCCGGATCGGTTTCAAGCTGACCGTACCCGGGACAACCGGCTGATCGCTGCGGGGTATCGAGTGCTGCACTTTACCTGGGAAGACCTGACCAGGCGCCCGCATGTGGTGATTGACCAGATTCGGATATTGCTTTGA
- the pntB gene encoding Re/Si-specific NAD(P)(+) transhydrogenase subunit beta, with the protein MLTLTQFVTAVYVVAALLFIISLAGLSKQETAKTGNTAGKAGMALALGATIMLALIQSERNVGQTAALIFLALGIGALIGTWQARKVEMTQMPEMIALLHSFVGIAAVLVGYNSYLSNPAGGAVHQVEVFLGVFIGALTFTGSIVAHLKLAAKIKSAPLMLPGRHLLNLSGVIISLGLMGWFIASPSLLPLILMTVISLAVGWHMIMAIGGGDMPVVVSMLNSYSGWAAAAAGFMLSNDLLIITGALVGSSGAILSYIMCKAMNRSFISVILGGFGATDNGGAGGGGGAAEDGEYIEVSAADVAQLLKEAKTVMITPGYGMAVAKAQHPVAELTTRLQANGTAVTFGVHPVAGRLPGHMNVLLAEARVPYDIVQELEEVNAAMSTTDVVLVIGANDTVNPSALDDPGSPIAGMPVIQAWRAKNVVVFKRSMAVGYAGVQNPLFFKPNTSMLFGDAKERVQDIIAAL; encoded by the coding sequence ATGCTTACCCTGACCCAATTTGTCACGGCCGTTTATGTGGTGGCCGCGCTGCTATTCATCATCAGTCTGGCGGGCCTCTCCAAACAGGAAACCGCCAAGACCGGCAACACCGCGGGCAAGGCCGGTATGGCACTGGCTCTCGGTGCGACCATCATGCTCGCGCTCATCCAAAGCGAACGCAACGTTGGACAAACCGCAGCGCTAATCTTTCTGGCGCTCGGAATCGGCGCGCTGATTGGCACCTGGCAGGCGCGCAAGGTTGAGATGACCCAGATGCCAGAGATGATTGCGCTGCTGCACAGCTTTGTGGGGATCGCCGCGGTCTTGGTGGGGTACAACTCTTATCTGAGCAATCCCGCAGGTGGAGCCGTGCACCAGGTTGAGGTGTTCCTGGGTGTCTTCATCGGGGCACTGACATTTACCGGGTCCATTGTGGCGCACCTAAAGTTGGCGGCCAAGATTAAGTCGGCTCCGTTGATGCTGCCCGGGCGGCACTTGCTGAATCTCAGCGGGGTCATTATTTCTCTAGGGTTGATGGGATGGTTCATTGCTTCCCCGTCCCTGCTGCCGCTCATTTTGATGACCGTGATTTCATTGGCCGTTGGTTGGCACATGATCATGGCTATTGGCGGCGGAGATATGCCGGTTGTGGTGTCCATGCTCAACTCATACTCCGGCTGGGCCGCGGCTGCTGCCGGGTTCATGCTGTCCAATGACCTACTCATCATCACGGGAGCGCTCGTTGGTTCCTCCGGTGCAATCCTGTCTTACATCATGTGCAAGGCCATGAACCGGTCCTTCATCTCCGTGATCTTGGGGGGCTTTGGGGCCACCGACAATGGTGGCGCGGGTGGGGGTGGCGGCGCTGCGGAAGACGGCGAGTACATCGAGGTCAGCGCGGCCGATGTTGCCCAACTGCTCAAGGAAGCCAAGACCGTGATGATTACCCCGGGCTATGGCATGGCCGTAGCCAAAGCACAGCACCCCGTGGCAGAACTGACCACGCGGCTGCAAGCTAACGGCACAGCGGTCACGTTTGGAGTCCACCCAGTTGCTGGGCGATTGCCCGGACACATGAACGTGTTGCTCGCCGAGGCCCGGGTTCCCTACGATATTGTCCAAGAGCTCGAAGAGGTCAACGCAGCCATGTCCACGACCGATGTGGTCTTGGTGATCGGTGCTAATGACACCGTCAACCCGAGTGCGCTGGATGACCCTGGCTCTCCCATCGCCGGTATGCCGGTCATCCAGGCTTGGCGCGCCAAGAATGTGGTCGTGTTCAAGCGGTCCATGGCGGTTGGGTATGCGGGTGTGCAAAACCCGCTGTTCTTCAAACCCAATACCTCCATGCTGTTTGGAGATGCCAAGGAGCGGGTTCAGGACATCATTGCTGCGCTCTAG